A single Perca flavescens isolate YP-PL-M2 chromosome 2, PFLA_1.0, whole genome shotgun sequence DNA region contains:
- the cygb2 gene encoding cytoglobin-2, with amino-acid sequence MSRRESPPPPSPPLAPQLLGVRRGEENRPERAEPLSDTEREIIQDTWGHVYKNCEDVGVSVLIRFFVNFPSAKQYFSQFQDMEDPEEMERSSQLRHHACRVMNAINTVVVNLHDPEKVSSVLALVGKAHAIKHKVEPMYFKILSGVILEVLAEDFPEFFTAEVQMVWTKLMGAVYWHVTGAYTEVGWLQVSSSAV; translated from the exons ATGTCTCGCAGGGAGTCTCCGCCGCCGCCCTCTCCTCCTCTAGCTCCGCAGCTACTGGGAGtgcggagaggagaggagaatcGTCCGGAGCGGGCCGAGCCGCTGTCCGACACCGAGAGGGAGATCATCCAGGACACGTGGGGGCACGTCTACAAGAACTGCGAGGACGTGGGGGTGTCTGTGCTCATAAG GTTCTTTGTCAACTTCCCATCAGCCAAACAGTACTTCAGCCAGTTCCAGGACATGGAGGATCCAGAGGAGATGGAGCGAAGCAGCCAACTTCGGCACCATGCCTGCAGGGTGATGAATGCCATCAATACTGTGGTGGTGAACCTCCATGACCCAGAGAAGGTGTCGTCAGTGCTGGCCCTGGTGGGAAAGGCCCATGCTATCAAACACAAGGTGGAACCCATGTACTTCAAG ATTCTGAGCGGCGTGATACTGGAGGTGTTGGCTGAAGATTTCCCAGAATTCTTCACAGCAGAGGTGCAGATGGTGTGGACCAAACTGATGGGGGCGGTGTACTGGCATGTGACAGGGGCCTACACAGAGGTGGGTTGGCTCCAGGTCTCCAGCTCAGCAGTGTGA